CGGAAAAGAGTTGTTGCTCGATGAGCCGCCTTTCCTTGGGCAAGTAGCCACCCCGGTAAGCCCTGATGGCATTGGCCATGGCCGCCCCATCACGGGACAGCACCTCCCGCACGTAACGATAGAGCAATTCTGCAGAGACCCGGGCCCTGGTGAAAGTGATGGTCTGAACTCTAGATTTGAGCAGTCGGACCAACAATTCCTTGGCTTCACTGTTAGTACTGCGTCTTTTCGTGGTCCCCTCAAGAAAGGGAGGATTCCACAGGACAAAGGTCTTCTTCCCCTTAGGTGAGCCATCGTTGGTCACCGCAGTGACAGTATCTCCGATCAAATTGGCAGCCAGTTCCCTTGGATTGGCAATGGTGGCACTACAGAGAATGAACTGGGGGTCGCTGCCGTAGTGGCGACAGATGCGCCGCAGCCTGCGAATTACATTCACCACATTGGAGCCGAAGATCCCCCGATAGGTATGAATCTCATCGATGACGATGAACTTCAGCCGAGCGAAAAACTTGCCCCAACTACTGTGATTGGGCAAAATGGCACCGTGGAGCATGTCGGGATTCGTCAAAATGCAGTTTCCCTCATCCCTTAGCTTGCGCCGTTCGTTACGAGGAGTGTCGCCATCATAGGTCCCCGACACCAAAGGCAACCCGGGAATTAGCGATTGCCACCGGGCAAGTCCCCGTTGTTGGTCCTGGGCCAATGCCTTGGTGGGAAAGATATACAGTGCCGTAGTATCGGGGTGGTAAATTAGCTGCTCCAGCACCGGTAGATTATAGCATAGGGTCTTCCCGCTGGCCGTCGAAGTAACCACCACTACATTCTTACCCCTGCGGGCTAAGGTAATGGCCTCGGCTTGATGGGAGTACAGCCGGGAAATTCCCATTTCTTTCAGGGCCGAAGTTAGTACCACCGGTAACGGGTCCTCTAGTTTCCCGTACACTGCCTCTCTTGCCGGTATTTCCTGGATATCCACTATCTGACCCTGATAATCAGGATCGCTGGTAAGTGCCTCTAAGAATCTCTTTACGTCCACCTTTTAGTCTCTCCCCTGCAGCAGCTTCTCCACGGGAAAGTGGACAATTCCCGCCTCGAGAAAGGCCTCTCCGGTTACTTGATACCCCAGTCGTTGGTAGAACTTGAGGGCATGGTCCTGGGCATGAAGCCGCAACCGAACAAGCCCCTGCTCCCGAGCCGCAGCCTCCACCTTCCGCAAAAGGGCTGAACCGATCCCACGGCCCCGAAAGGGGGAAAGCACACTCATCCTGCCCACCTTGCCTTCATCGCCATGGACCACAAGGCGTGCCGCCCCCACTGCTTGTCCATTCACCAGGGCCAAGAAGTGGATAGCTGAATCATCTTCTGCATCCTTCTCCAACTCCGGAGGAACCTGTTGCTCTCGGACAAACACTTCCTCCCGAATGGCCATCACCTGCTGCAGTTCCTCAGGAGTTTGAGCAATTTTCGTCTCCAAATTAATCCAACCTCCGTGCTAGGGCCTGACCCACTAGCCCAATATTGCCGGCCCCCAAGGTGATTACTAAATCCCCGGAGCGAAGGTTATCGGCCAACCAATCAGTGACACTTCCCAGGTCGGAAAAGGCCTCAACAGGCTTTCTTTCCACGGCAAGAATCGCCTCAGCCAGTTTTTCCGAGCTGACGCCGGGAATAGGGGTTTCCGGTGGCGGCGCATAGATAGGTGCCACAGCTACCACATCGGCATCGGAAAAGGAGTTAGCAAACTCATCAAAAAGAAACTGGGTCCGGTTGAACCGATGGGGCTGGAAGACAGCAACAACTCGGCGTCCGAAAATCTCCTTGGCTGCCCGCAACGCTGCTCTTAACTCCGTCGGATGATGACCGTAATCGTCGATGATGAGAATGTCCCTTTCCCGGTTGTGCTGGACCAATTGAAACCGCCGCTTGATCCCTTGAAACTGGGCCAAACCCTCTTTGATCTGAGAAAACTCCAATCCCAATTCCAAACAGGCTGCCGACGCAGCCAGGGCATTTTCGAGATTATGGGCTCCCGGCATCTTCAACTCCAAGGTTCCCATCACCCTGCCCCGGCGGCTCACTTCCAGTTGGGAATCAAATCCCTCGAGCCGGAGGATCCGACCGGTGTAGTCGCAGTCGGGATCATCTAACCCGTAGGTTACTGCTGACGGCAACTGACCCTGCAGCATCCGCGCAGCCTGGGCTCCTACTACCGCCACGCCCCCGGGTTTTAGCTGCCCCAAGAAGGCCTGGTAGGCTTTAATCAGATTAGTAAAGGATCCGCCGTAGTTTTCCAGATGATCCGCTTCGATGCTGGTAACCACCGCTAAGAAGGGATGATACTTGAGGAAGGAGCCGTCACTTTCATCGGCTTCCGCCACCACGTAGGGCCCCATCCCGTACTTGGCATGAAACCCCGTCCCTACTAGCTCTCCCCCAACTAATACCGATGGGTCCAACCTTGCCATCTCCAGGATGGTAGCGATCATTCCGGTGATGGTGGTCTTACCATGGGCTCCCGACACCGCTATTCCCCTGTTCTCGTTCAAGAGCATCGCGAGAATCTCCGAGCGGTGCAGGACCGGCAGTCCCTTGCTCCTGGCCTCCTGAATTTCCGGATTATCATCGGGTATCGCACTAGAACGAATTACAATTTCTGCACCATTCACATTGGCTGCATTGTGGCCTAAATAAATCCGAGCTCCCAAGCTCTCTAACTCTGCCGTCAAAGTAGAGGAGGACATATCTGAACCGCTAACCTTTAGTCCCTTTTGAATCAGGACTTTGGCGATGGCGCTCATACCCACTCCGCCAACTCCCACAAAATGTACCTGCTTTGCCTGAATCAATTGTGCACCCCCAGAAAGGGAATCTTCCTTCTAATATTTCCCATGAACTCTATCCCTATGAGTGTTCTACTTCGACTAGGCCTCTTCCTACTGGAGACCCTTTCCAGTGGGTATAATACCTGCGGACAAAAAAGAAGGCCTGCCGGAAAGTGGCAAGCCGCAAACTTCCTTTGCCGTTGTTATGGCGTAACTACCGGTGCCAGCGTTGGTTGAGCCTCGGATAACACCGCGTCAAGGGCCTCAGCTAAAGGCTCTACTGCCGCTTCTGCTTCCGCCAGACTGTTGCCATGATAGTCACCTATGTAGACCGTCAAGGTATTGGGATGGAGATTTCCATTCAAGTTGCGATGCTGTACCTTAATCCCCCGCATGATGCCACTGTACGCCTTATCTAGGTAATCCTTCATCGCCTGGGCAATTTCTACGTTGGCTTGAAGATTGGGATTGCTTACATCCCCCGCCACAAACAGCAACTTTGCCGTCGGCGTACCGTTGATGTTAGCTGTGGTGTAACCCTCCTCCCGAGACTTTGGCAACCCATCGCGATGAATATCGACCACCGCGACCACAGAGTCCGATTGCACTACCCGTGACAGTTTCGTTGCGGCGGCACCGAAGGCTCCGCTAAAGTCCGGCACATCGAAATTGTCGGCGTGATAGTCCACGGTATATCCCTTGGCCTCCAAGGCCGCCTTTAGCTTCTGAGCCACCTTGCCAATGTCCCCGACATTACCGTCTCGAGCATGGGTAGGATTCGGCGAGTAGTTCTCCGTAGAGTGCGCATGGTACAACACGATGGTGCCGCTGCTGGCGGGCTGCTCGACAATCACCTGGGGAGCCGGAATCTCCTGTCGCACAACATTTGTTGTCGTGGAAATCGGCTCGAAAGTAGCCCTTGGAGTTAGACCCATGAATCTAGCTCCCGCTGCGGCAACTACCACCAACGCCACCAAAATAAACAATAGGCCCGGACCGTTTCTTTGAGGTCTTCTAAATCTTGTTCTTGCCAACCCGGTCAACCCCCCTCCGCAAGACATCATATTCCGCGAAGGGGGGCATTATGACTTTGTTATTTATTCAAGTCCCAGGTTTTCTTCCATCAGGATCGATTCCACCAACTCCCCTTGGGATACTTCCTCCAATTGCCGCAATAGGGTCTCCAGTTCCTCCATCGCCTGGCCATAGCCTGCCCAATCCAGAGCCCGCAGCCGCTCCTGGGCCCGATCAAAGCTGGCAATGGCCCGGTGAACTAATCCTCGATACTCCTGCTGCCCCTCAAATTCCGGTCCCTCAGGCAAGCTTGGTTCCACAGGAACCATCCGGGCCTCTTCCCCCTGGGGATCGCCATCGGCCAACAATCGCTGCAAAGCCTGCCCCAGGGTAGCGCCGGTAGCTATCCTGGTACCGGTACCTGCGATCACCATTTTCATCTCTGGCATCTGACTTTGCTCGGCCTGCAAATACACCGGTTCCACGTAGAGGATCTTGTCCTGGAGGGGAATCACCAAGAGGTTGCCCCGAAACACCGTTGACCCCTGTTGGCTCCACAGCGTCAACAGTTGGGAAATGTCCCGATCCTGGTCCACCCTGGCCTCCACCTGCATCGGTCCATAGGTCAGCTCGTTTTTCGGAAAACTATAGACCAACAGCTCACCGTACCTGTCTCCGTCCATTCGCGCCGCCATCCAAGCCACCATATTGTTCTTGCGGACGGGAGTGAAGGGTTGCATCAGCACCATCTCTGGTTCCTGGGAGTTAGGCAGGCGAGTAATGATGTAGTAGGGACTGACTGGGGCTGGAGTCTCCCCGACAATCTCCTCTGGAATACTCCACAGATCCTCTCGATTGTAAAACACCGTAGGATTGCTCATGTGATAGGCTGCATAGACGTTGGTCTGTAGGGTAAACAATCCCTCAGGGTACCGCAAGTGTTGGCGCAGGTCTGGGTCCATGGCAGCAATATCCTGGATCAGATCGGGGAAAATCCGCCGATAGGCAGCAACAATCGGTTCCTTGGGATCCATCGCGAAAAACTCCACACTGCCATGGTAGGCGTCAACAACCACCTTAATGGAGTTGCGCACATAATTGCCCCACCCCCGCACCGGTGTTGCCAGGGGATAGTTCTGACTGGTGGTATATCCATCGATAATCCAGAACAATCTTCCCTGGGAAATGACTAGATAAGGATCATCTTCATAGCGGAAAAAGGGGGCAATCAGCTGGACCCTGTTCAGCACAGTCCGATGGAACATAATGCGACTTTGGTCGGTAATCTCACCGGAGATCAATATCCGGGGATCGGCCATCCGCACCGCAAAGGCCAATCGCCTTAAGGGATGGGATAAGCGCACCCCGCCCCGACCCTGATACCGTGTCTGGGCATTCTCATCGCCCCGGGGATAGTCAAATTCAGGGGTGCGGGAATTGACAATCACATAATCATCGGCCACTTCGCCATAATAGATTTCGGGGCGAATTATCTCCAGTGCCTGGTACTTTGACTCCGGGGGAATGTTCTTTACCCACAGGCTGGGCAAGCCCTCGGGAGTTACTTCATCGACGGGACTAACCACTACCCCATAACCATGGGTATATTGCAGCCTTTGATTGATCCACGTTGGGTTTTGCACCTGCCTGGGATCCAGTTCCCTGGCCGCCAGCATCACCTGGCGGTACTCACCATCTAGCCAGTAGCGATCGACATCAACCTCTTTAAAATCGTAGTAAAGGCGCATCTCCTGTAGTTGACCATAGGTTTGCAGCAATGGTCGCCAATCCCACAGGCGAATGTTCTTGATGATCTCCTCGTGGGCCTTGAGATCCGCAAGGGTGAGGTGACTGTCCTGGGCGACATCGAACTCCTGCTGCTGGACTTGATCCAGGCCAAAGCCCCGGCGGGTCATCTGAATGTTATTCACCAGATAGGGGCTTTCTCTGATCAGCTCATTGGGTTCAACCACAAACCTTTGCATCAGTCGAGGAAAGACGTCGCCAACCAAAAGCGAGGCAAGTAGAAGAACCACAACACTGGCAGCGGTCCACCGCAGTCCCGGTCGGAAGATATTCACCAATAGCGAAAGAGCCGCAATTACCGCGATCACCGCTAGGACTTTCAAGCCGGGAATCAGGGCATGGACATCGGTATACCCAACTCCGTAGATAGCACCATCGCTGGAATATACTCGTTGGTACATC
This window of the Bacillota bacterium genome carries:
- a CDS encoding GNAT family N-acetyltransferase yields the protein MAIREEVFVREQQVPPELEKDAEDDSAIHFLALVNGQAVGAARLVVHGDEGKVGRMSVLSPFRGRGIGSALLRKVEAAAREQGLVRLRLHAQDHALKFYQRLGYQVTGEAFLEAGIVHFPVEKLLQGRD
- a CDS encoding UDP-N-acetylmuramate--L-alanine ligase — its product is MIQAKQVHFVGVGGVGMSAIAKVLIQKGLKVSGSDMSSSTLTAELESLGARIYLGHNAANVNGAEIVIRSSAIPDDNPEIQEARSKGLPVLHRSEILAMLLNENRGIAVSGAHGKTTITGMIATILEMARLDPSVLVGGELVGTGFHAKYGMGPYVVAEADESDGSFLKYHPFLAVVTSIEADHLENYGGSFTNLIKAYQAFLGQLKPGGVAVVGAQAARMLQGQLPSAVTYGLDDPDCDYTGRILRLEGFDSQLEVSRRGRVMGTLELKMPGAHNLENALAASAACLELGLEFSQIKEGLAQFQGIKRRFQLVQHNRERDILIIDDYGHHPTELRAALRAAKEIFGRRVVAVFQPHRFNRTQFLFDEFANSFSDADVVAVAPIYAPPPETPIPGVSSEKLAEAILAVERKPVEAFSDLGSVTDWLADNLRSGDLVITLGAGNIGLVGQALARRLD
- a CDS encoding UPF0182 family protein — translated: MNVVRRILVTLVVAIAVVIGAVIWGATLYTDYLWFANLGFGAVFWTRLAWQWLIPIIAGGVFALVVFVNLLIARPSSAPRLSIVDGEGETQEHSFSTSWYLPVAAVISLVLGFFFSTGIGDSWHDIVLWLKGGSFGYTDPVFSRDIGFYIFDLPFYHLLYISLQGVLWTSIIASGIVYLISGAVSFTEGVQIRTRAKAHISVLLAGLFVLKAGGYLLKMYQRVYSSDGAIYGVGYTDVHALIPGLKVLAVIAVIAALSLLVNIFRPGLRWTAASVVVLLLASLLVGDVFPRLMQRFVVEPNELIRESPYLVNNIQMTRRGFGLDQVQQQEFDVAQDSHLTLADLKAHEEIIKNIRLWDWRPLLQTYGQLQEMRLYYDFKEVDVDRYWLDGEYRQVMLAARELDPRQVQNPTWINQRLQYTHGYGVVVSPVDEVTPEGLPSLWVKNIPPESKYQALEIIRPEIYYGEVADDYVIVNSRTPEFDYPRGDENAQTRYQGRGGVRLSHPLRRLAFAVRMADPRILISGEITDQSRIMFHRTVLNRVQLIAPFFRYEDDPYLVISQGRLFWIIDGYTTSQNYPLATPVRGWGNYVRNSIKVVVDAYHGSVEFFAMDPKEPIVAAYRRIFPDLIQDIAAMDPDLRQHLRYPEGLFTLQTNVYAAYHMSNPTVFYNREDLWSIPEEIVGETPAPVSPYYIITRLPNSQEPEMVLMQPFTPVRKNNMVAWMAARMDGDRYGELLVYSFPKNELTYGPMQVEARVDQDRDISQLLTLWSQQGSTVFRGNLLVIPLQDKILYVEPVYLQAEQSQMPEMKMVIAGTGTRIATGATLGQALQRLLADGDPQGEEARMVPVEPSLPEGPEFEGQQEYRGLVHRAIASFDRAQERLRALDWAGYGQAMEELETLLRQLEEVSQGELVESILMEENLGLE